From the genome of Ignavibacteriales bacterium, one region includes:
- a CDS encoding CoA-acylating methylmalonate-semialdehyde dehydrogenase has protein sequence MKYPALKNYIDGKYVSGSGTDLEVNSPLDGSIISTVPISKSKDVNQAVIAAQRAFPSWSATPIKERAQIFFRYKTLLEKNMNELASLVQEENGKTISESIAEVEKSIEVTEFACSMPQIASGEILEVSKGVDCRIEHCPVGVVASITPFNFPNMVPNWTIPNALVLGNCMILKPSEQVPISANRIADLLKEAGLPDGVFNIVHGTKDVVEAICDDPGIQAVSFVGSTKVAKIVYARATSNLKRALTLGGAKNHLIVLPDANVNMTASNVAASMSGCAGQRCMAASAMVAVGSVDHIIEQLVLESKKIIPGKNLGAVISLQAKERIENYITEAEREGAKILLDGRNCKVVGKENGFYVGPTVIDFVRPEMRIAKEEVFGPVLAIIRAENVDTALSIQNSSNYGNAASVFTQNGGMAKYISERASAGMIGVNIGVPVPREPFSFGGWNESKFGTCDITGKSSIEFWTKLKKTTIKWNPDSKVNWMS, from the coding sequence ATGAAGTACCCCGCATTAAAAAATTATATTGATGGAAAATATGTTTCCGGCAGCGGAACAGATTTAGAAGTAAACTCACCTTTAGATGGCTCTATAATTTCCACCGTACCAATTTCAAAATCCAAAGATGTTAATCAAGCTGTAATAGCCGCGCAAAGAGCATTCCCATCATGGTCGGCAACACCAATCAAAGAAAGAGCACAAATATTTTTCCGCTACAAAACTCTTTTAGAAAAAAATATGAATGAACTTGCTTCATTGGTTCAAGAAGAGAATGGCAAAACAATTTCTGAAAGTATTGCCGAAGTTGAAAAAAGCATTGAAGTTACAGAGTTCGCATGTTCTATGCCTCAGATTGCCTCAGGTGAAATTTTGGAAGTAAGCAAGGGAGTTGATTGCCGGATTGAACATTGTCCAGTTGGTGTAGTTGCTTCTATTACTCCATTTAATTTTCCAAACATGGTTCCAAATTGGACTATACCTAATGCGCTTGTTCTCGGAAATTGTATGATCCTCAAACCATCAGAGCAAGTACCAATTAGCGCTAATAGAATTGCGGATCTTCTAAAAGAAGCCGGTTTACCCGATGGTGTTTTTAATATTGTACATGGAACAAAAGATGTTGTAGAAGCAATTTGCGACGATCCCGGGATTCAAGCCGTTTCGTTTGTTGGATCCACAAAAGTTGCTAAAATTGTCTATGCTCGTGCAACTTCAAATCTCAAACGCGCATTAACACTCGGCGGAGCTAAAAATCATTTAATTGTTCTTCCCGATGCAAATGTAAATATGACTGCATCAAATGTTGCGGCTTCGATGTCCGGTTGCGCAGGACAGCGATGTATGGCAGCATCTGCAATGGTTGCAGTCGGTTCCGTAGATCATATAATCGAACAGCTCGTTCTGGAATCGAAAAAAATTATTCCGGGAAAAAACCTTGGTGCAGTTATATCGCTTCAGGCAAAAGAAAGAATCGAAAATTACATTACAGAAGCAGAACGCGAAGGCGCTAAAATTTTATTAGATGGAAGAAATTGTAAAGTCGTTGGCAAGGAAAATGGTTTTTATGTTGGTCCGACTGTAATCGATTTTGTTAGACCCGAAATGCGAATTGCGAAAGAGGAAGTATTTGGTCCTGTGTTAGCAATTATAAGAGCGGAAAATGTTGACACTGCACTTTCGATACAAAACAGTTCTAATTACGGAAACGCTGCATCGGTATTCACGCAAAACGGCGGAATGGCTAAATACATCAGCGAACGTGCTAGTGCCGGAATGATCGGAGTTAATATTGGTGTGCCTGTTCCTAGAGAACCATTTTCATTCGGCGGCTGGAATGAATCTAAATTTGGAACTTGTGATATCACCGGTAAAAGTTCTATCGAATTTTGGACAAAACTGAAAAAGACAACTATAAAGTGGAATCCAGATTCAAAAGTAAATTGGATGTCTTAA